A region of Lycium barbarum isolate Lr01 chromosome 1, ASM1917538v2, whole genome shotgun sequence DNA encodes the following proteins:
- the LOC132639305 gene encoding GDSL esterase/lipase At1g28580-like, with protein MVNFVMALVCWSAFFFLVLLNPIEGRIGCFNSIISFGDSLTDTGNELHLTRNRNPPPYFATPPYGETFFHRPTGRFSNGRLIIDFIAESLGLPLVPPYLGGKGKKFRQGVNFAVGGATALDSAYLTNKGVRTTTNASLVIQLGWFKEMLSSHCKFPSECKEFLRKSLILVGEIGGNDFIYGFFGNNTKEEVESYVPAVINTISSAIQELMELGASTLVVPGGMPIGCSTALLTKFMLSDKEDYDPITGCINWLNQFSQNYNDFLQKELHLLRELHPSVTIIYADYYNAAMQFYVSPNTYGFTKGALIACCGAGGPYNYKFFELCGDLTARNICGDPSLYASWDGMHFTEAAYKLISTGLLEGNFTFPPLPKICTTSLSPNLNHFDS; from the exons ATGGTTAATTTTGTGATGGCTTTGGTTTGTTGGAGTGCCTTCTTCTTTTTGGTGTTGTTAAATCCCATTGAGGGACGAATAGGATGCTTCAACTCCATTATTAGTTTCGGTGATTCTCTTACTGACACTGGAAATGAACTTCACCTCACTCGAAACAGAAATCCTCCTCCCTATTTCGCTACCCCACCTTATGGTGAAACCTTCTTTCATCGTCCCACCGGTCGCTTTTCCAATGGCCGTCTTATTATCGATTTCATTG CTGAGAGTTTGGGGTTGCCATTAGTTCCACCATATttgggaggaaaaggtaaaaAATTCAGGCAAGGTGTGAACTTTGCAGTAGGAGGAGCAACGGCACTTGATTCTGCCTACTTGACGAACAAGGGAGTAAGAACCACGACCAATGCGTCTTTGGTGATTCAATTGGGTTGGTTCAAAGAAATGCTCTCTTCCCATTGCAAATTTCCCTCAG AATGCAAGGAATTTCTACGAAAGTCATTGATACTGGTGGGAGAAATCGGAGGCAATGATTTCATCTATGGTTTCTTTGGAAATAACACTAAGGAAGAGGTTGAATCATATGTTCCAGCAGTCATCAACACTATCAGCTCAGCTATACAG GAACTAATGGAGTTAGGAGCAAGCACACTGGTAGTTCCAGGGGGTATGCCAATTGGATGCTCAACAGCTCTTCTAACAAAATTTATGCTCTCAGATAAGGAAGATTATGATCCAATTACTGGTTGTATTAATTGGCTAAACCAATTTTCCCAGAATTACAATGATTTTCTTCAGAAGGAACTTCATCTTCTTAGAGAGCTTCATCCTTCTGTTACAATCATCTATGCTGACTACTACAATGCTGCCATGCAATTTTATGTGTCCCCAAACACCTATG GGTTTACAAAAGGAGCTTTAATTGCATGCTGTGGAGCAGGAGGGCCAtataattataaattttttgAATTATGTGGGGATCTAACAGCAAGAAATATTTGCGGTGACCCTTCACTATATGCTAGTTGGGATGGAATGCATTTTACAGAAGCTGCCTATAAATTGATATCCACAGGTCTTTTAGAGGGCAATTTCACTTTTCCTCCTCTCCCTAAAATATGTACAACTAGTTTGAGTCCAAATTTAAACCATTTTGACTCTTAA